The Candidatus Methylomirabilota bacterium genome contains the following window.
ACAAGGAGGAGGGGACCACCACCACCCCCTTCGACATGGTCGTGCTCAACGACATGGATCGCTTCCATCTCTTCGGGGACGTGATCGACCGCGTCCCCGAGCTGGGGGCGCGCGCCGCCTACGCCAAGCAGGCGGTCCGCGACAAGCTCTTCGAGCACAAGCAATACATCGCCAGGTACGGTGAGGACATGCCCGAGATCCTGGAGTGGCGCTGGGCGGGTAACGGCAAGGACACCAAGCGGTCACGGCGCGATACCGCCGCCGACGACTGAGGCATGGGCGGGGTCGGGCAGGAGGTCTACGCGATCCGCCACGGCGAGACCGCGTGGAGCCTGAGCGGGCGGCATACCAGCTCGACGGATATTCCGCTGACCGACAACGGACGGGTGGTGGCCCGACGCCTTCGTCCCATCCTGGCGGAGGAATCGTTCGCGTTAGTCCTCACAAGCCCGCGCCAGCGAGCGCGCGAGACGGTTGAGCTCTCGGGGCTTGGAGATCGGGCGACGGTCGAGCCGGACCTGCGCGAGTGGGACTACGGAGCGTACGAAGGCCTCACCCTGACCGAGATCCGTGCGCGGCGGCCGGGATGGATGCTCTTCCGGGACGGCTGCCCCGGCGGCGAGGGCCCGGAAGAGGTCGGGGCGCGGGCCGATCGCGTCATCGCGCGGGTCCGCGCCCCCGCGCCCGGCCACGTCGCGCTCTTTGCGCACGGTCACATTCTCCGGGTGCTGGTGGCGCGGTGGATCGGTCTGCCCGCAGCCGCCGGCGAGCACTTCGTGCTGGACACCGCCAGACTGAGCATTCTCGGCTACTACCACGAGTCTCCCGCCGTGAAGGTCTGGAACGCCGGCCTCGCGGGCGCATGAGAGGATGATGGCCATGAGCATGCACACGCCCCTGACCGCGCGCCCCGCCTGGAAGGATCTCAACGCGCACTACGAGCGCATCCGGCCCCAGCATCTTCGCGCCCTCTTCGCCGCCGACCCCACGCGCGGCGAGCGTCTCACCGCGGAGGCCGCCGGCCTCTATCTCGACTACTCGAAGAACCGGGTCACCGACGAGACACTCGCGCTGCTCGTCCGGCTCGCCGAGGAATCCGGGCTGCCCGAGCGCATCGAGGCCATGTT
Protein-coding sequences here:
- a CDS encoding histidine phosphatase family protein: MGGVGQEVYAIRHGETAWSLSGRHTSSTDIPLTDNGRVVARRLRPILAEESFALVLTSPRQRARETVELSGLGDRATVEPDLREWDYGAYEGLTLTEIRARRPGWMLFRDGCPGGEGPEEVGARADRVIARVRAPAPGHVALFAHGHILRVLVARWIGLPAAAGEHFVLDTARLSILGYYHESPAVKVWNAGLAGA